The region GCGGGGCGTGCAGCAGTGACGACAGGGAAGAAAAATGGCGGCTATGACAAGAGGCTCCTCTGCGGTGTTCAGACTGGTGAGAAATTGCTTGAAATGATAGAACCTTCAAATGTTGCTGGATGCGGTCGTCGTGACGTCCTCCCACGTCACGCCGCAGCTCATTACAACTCGTTAGCTGCATTCACTTTTCTGATATGCTCATGCTAACAGGCTAGCACCACAACAACGAGCCATTCCCAGAACCTTGAGCACTTGCAGTTAGCCTAGCACAGTGGAAAGTTGCTCACCAGTTGATAACTCGTCAACATCAGTTATGGCTCATGACTTtacacaattgaaaaaaaaaacattaccatggCAACGAGGTTCAGTCATGAGTTGATGTAGAATGAGTTGATGTACATCAGTAAGCTTAACAACAATTCAAACAAATGTATTACTTTATAATGACATGCAAGCACAGTATTACTtcacaatacaaataaaacacagcGCTACTTTGTTGTGGGAATGAGACAAGGTGGAAATACACTCATCTTATGAATAGTGTCGAATTCTGTGTGATGTTCTGTCAGCTGATCCAGCAGTACCGCCAGCAATGTTTACGCGCCCACAATGTGCGTGGCCACACCTGTATCGCCTTTCTTCCCACCGCACTCAACAGGAAGTTCCCAATGTGCAATAGAAGCTTCCAGATGTCGAGCCGGATGCTACACATGTCAGCAGGTCAGTATGCGTTGACAAATGACACAATGGCACGAAAGCTTGGTCCATTTTCACATTGATGATGATTTCAGTGACGACTTGTGGTTGTGTCATACAGCGGGTCGAGGACCAATCATCCCGTTCAAATTGTCGGACATTGGTGAGGGAATCATGGAGGTGACGGTGAAGGAGTGGTACGTTACACAGTGACACAACACACGACTTCCTGAAGCGCTTTAGTGCTGCTTGCTGCTTGCTCTCCTGTGGTTGCTCATTCACACTGGGCATGCTTGCAGGTACGTCAAGGAGGGAGACAAAGTGTCTCAGTTTGACAGCATCTGTGAGGTCCAGAGTGACAAGGCTTCTGTCACCATCACCAGTCGTTACGATGGCGTCATTCGAAAACTCTACTATGACACAGACGCCATCGCCCTGGTGGGCAAACCTCTAGTGGACATTGAGACCGAGTCCAGTTCAGGTGTGGACCAGAACATATCACGTTGTCCATAAAAAGAGCTTCTGACCTCCACATAACTACCTGTGCTTGTCCAGACGTGATCCAGGAAGAAGATGTGGTGGAGACGCCTGCCATGGCTCGAGAGGAACACACCCACCAGGAGATCAAAGGTCACAAGACCCAGGCCACACCTGCTGTTAGACGCCTCGCCATGGAGAACAATGCAAGTCTCTTCCCAGTCTTCCTCGTGCTCTCCTAGTGTTCCGAGTGTTCTAGGTTTGACTTTTGACCTCTCAGATAAAGCTCAGTGAAGTGGTGGGGACAGGAAGAGACGGACGCATCCTGAAGGAAGACATCCTGAACTTTCTGGCCAAGCAGACAGGAGCCATCTTACCCCCGACCCCATTTCAGGAAATCCAGACTCCATCTCCTACTCCTCCCATTGCTCCTGCCGGGCCCGCAAGGACTTCAGCAGCCCTCAAGGCCCAGCCCGCCACGTCCAAACCTGTCTTCACTGGCAAAGATGTTACTGAGCCCCTCAAAGGTCAACCTGACAGCCCAAAGACAAACCAAGGCTAAGGTGCTAATCTTAGCATAGCTCATGAGTCTGTTTGCTCTCCAGGCTTCCACAAAGCCATGATGAAGACTATGACGGCGGCTCTCAAGATTCCTCATTTTGGTTACTGTGAAGAAGTGGACGTGAGCCGCTTGGCGGCCCTCAGGACGGAGCTTAAGGCTGTTGCTGAAGGTCGAGGCGTCAAACTGAGCTACATGCCCTTCTTCATCAAGGTAGCCTAgttcttcttcagcttgatttagactttctttattgtcattgcacaaaaaaacacagcagtgaaattttGGCAACGGAATGTTTTTTCTTGGCTTTCGGATTACAGCAGAGATGGAATTGTGGAGcagtttaaaaatgaaaaagtagtctatatgacaaaaaaaaacaacaaaccaaGATATTTTCCATGGGGTGGGTCCTTGGggttatttggcattgagcagtctaaTGGGCAGGGGGAAGTCATTGTTTCTGACTTTGACTGACCTTCTGCCAGATGCCAGACTGGAgtacagtccatgctgggggtcaGGGGGGGTCAGAGAGGATCCGGTGGGCCCTGTATAGGCAGTGGCTGTCTGCTATGTCTTGGATGAGAGGTAGcggggtcccgatgatcttctctgCAGCGACATCCAGTCTGAGAACCTGCACCCCCCCATTATGCAGtcggtcagcaggctctcgatggtccctctgtagaaggtggttaGGACAGTAGAGGGGAGAGAGAGTCTTCTCAttcgccgcaggaagtgcaggcactgctgtgccttcttcgccagagaAGATTGGAggatttaacatgaacatattaACATTGTCCTCTCATTGGCTCAGGCCGCCTCCCTCAGCCTTGCCCACTTTCCCATCCTCAACTCCTCATTGGACGAGGGCTGCCAGAACATCACATACAAGGTGAGGCAGTGTGGTATTTAAGCTAGTGTTAGTTAGCGCTACTCTGTCCAAGAGAAGGTTTTTTAGCACATTGTGTTCTGTGCGGCAGGCGTCTCATAACATTGGCGTCGCCATGGATACCAGCCTGGGCCTGCTGGTTCCCAATGTGAAGAACGTGCAGCTTCTCAGTGTCTTTGACATTGCGCAGGAAGTCAACCGCCTCCAGGCGCTCGGTGCTGCTGGTCAGTTGGGAACGACCGACCTGAGCGGAGGCACCTTCAGCTTGTCCAACATTGGATCGGTGAGTTCTGATGGTACCTCATGGTGCTTAGGATGTTCACATACTGACATGGCGTGTGTTTGGGATAGATTGGAGGGACGTACGCCAAACCGGTGATTCTTCCTCCAGAGGTTGCCATCGGAGCTCTGGGGAAAATTCAGGTGCGTCCGTCTCGTCGTCCACGCTGTGCGGTGTCGTTACttcctctttcttttttttcagattctcCCACGCTTCGATGCCGCCGGTCATGTGATTCGCGCTCACATTATGAATGTCAGCTGGTCTGCGGATCATCGCATCATTGACGGTGCAACCATGTGTCGCTTCTCCAACATGTGGAGGGACTATCTGCAGAACCCGGCTAGCATGCTACTGGACCTCAAATAAAGCCCGGCTCTCTGCCCTCTTCCTGCGGCAGATCTTCATTCTCTTTTGCGGCCTTTGGGTGGGGTGCTGAGCTGAAGAGGCTAGCTCTTGTTTGAGGTGGTTTCCTAGAGGGCTGTGATCACATGACCCACCACTGCAGGTCTGAGACTTGGATCACATGACCATCAAGCACAGTACCACAGATGTAGCCACACGACTCCCACCTCTGagcttttgtacattttaaagaTGAAGATAATGATGAAGGGGATCGTTATTGAACCTTTGCTGTTAccacctcatcatcatcatcacggtGGTGGTCTTCTGCCCCATGTAGTACACATTTAT is a window of Doryrhamphus excisus isolate RoL2022-K1 chromosome 5, RoL_Dexc_1.0, whole genome shotgun sequence DNA encoding:
- the dbt gene encoding lipoamide acyltransferase component of branched-chain alpha-keto acid dehydrogenase complex, mitochondrial; the protein is MAAMTRGSSAVFRLLIQQYRQQCLRAHNVRGHTCIAFLPTALNRKFPMCNRSFQMSSRMLHMSAAGRGPIIPFKLSDIGEGIMEVTVKEWYVKEGDKVSQFDSICEVQSDKASVTITSRYDGVIRKLYYDTDAIALVGKPLVDIETESSSDVIQEEDVVETPAMAREEHTHQEIKGHKTQATPAVRRLAMENNIKLSEVVGTGRDGRILKEDILNFLAKQTGAILPPTPFQEIQTPSPTPPIAPAGPARTSAALKAQPATSKPVFTGKDVTEPLKGFHKAMMKTMTAALKIPHFGYCEEVDVSRLAALRTELKAVAEGRGVKLSYMPFFIKAASLSLAHFPILNSSLDEGCQNITYKASHNIGVAMDTSLGLLVPNVKNVQLLSVFDIAQEVNRLQALGAAGQLGTTDLSGGTFSLSNIGSIGGTYAKPVILPPEVAIGALGKIQILPRFDAAGHVIRAHIMNVSWSADHRIIDGATMCRFSNMWRDYLQNPASMLLDLK